A genomic stretch from Achromobacter spanius includes:
- a CDS encoding acetate--CoA ligase family protein, with protein MSSSYASSCSSSPSFADALLSPRAIALVGASGDVRKNTARPLRFMRKHGYTGAIYPINATRADILGERAYPSLAGLPGPVDHVFVMIPGSEVAALLPACAQAGARVVTVYSDGFGETGPDGQARQAALVAQARGLGLRLLGPNSIGLADLHTGGILSVNAVFEADTLLPGDISMVSQSGSMMGSLLSRAAARGFGFAKSVSVGNESDISVGEVVDALVDDPRSKVILLFLETLRDAPTLGRALSRARALGKPVIAYKLGRSEQGDALAQSHTGAMAGNDAAVDAFLTAHGVMRVQHLETLFEIAPLAARHARPPRAAAGVAAAATRVAVITTTGGGAATVVDNLGLHGLAAVPPPPDFVRTIAEAGLNIRETPVIDLTLAATSAQYKMLLEHLLRADWCDAVLSVVGSSAQFHPGLAVKPLLEAERPTNKPLVVFLAPEAPESLALLREGGIAAFRTPEACADALSVFFADAGQPPTAGDSVACPEGLPRHGMLSEHQAGTLFRSLGVPVAAGQLLSPDALQHAVPYPLVAKVCSPDLAHKTELGAVRVGIADARALSEAVHQMLEAVHRQAPDARIDGILVQPMESRLIELILGYRHDPLVGPTVLLGAGGIAAELAPDFALRLAPVDVDEARRMVLEVRQTRLIRGFRGLPEGDCDALAHAVAAFSRLACLADARVEEAEINPLFVRADGVVAVDGLARLA; from the coding sequence ATGTCCTCTTCCTACGCTTCCTCTTGCTCCTCATCGCCGTCCTTCGCCGACGCGCTGCTGTCCCCCCGTGCCATCGCCTTGGTGGGGGCATCGGGCGACGTGCGAAAGAACACCGCGCGGCCACTGCGATTCATGCGCAAGCACGGCTACACCGGCGCTATCTATCCCATCAATGCCACCCGCGCCGACATCCTGGGTGAACGGGCCTACCCGTCACTGGCCGGCCTACCCGGGCCGGTGGACCACGTCTTCGTGATGATTCCCGGCAGTGAGGTCGCCGCGCTGTTACCCGCATGCGCCCAGGCGGGCGCGCGGGTCGTGACGGTTTATTCGGACGGGTTCGGGGAAACCGGACCCGACGGCCAGGCACGCCAGGCCGCGCTGGTGGCGCAGGCTCGGGGGCTGGGGCTGCGTCTGCTGGGGCCGAACAGCATCGGCCTGGCCGACCTGCATACCGGCGGCATCCTGTCCGTGAATGCTGTGTTCGAGGCGGATACCCTGCTGCCCGGCGACATCAGCATGGTGTCGCAGAGCGGGTCGATGATGGGGTCGTTGCTGTCGCGCGCAGCCGCCCGCGGGTTCGGCTTCGCCAAATCGGTGTCGGTTGGCAATGAAAGCGATATCTCGGTCGGCGAGGTGGTCGACGCGCTGGTGGATGACCCCCGCAGCAAGGTCATTCTTCTGTTCCTGGAAACCCTGCGCGACGCGCCCACGCTGGGGCGAGCGTTGTCGCGCGCGCGCGCCTTGGGCAAGCCCGTGATTGCCTACAAACTAGGTCGGTCCGAGCAGGGCGACGCGCTGGCGCAGTCGCATACTGGCGCCATGGCGGGCAATGACGCGGCGGTCGACGCGTTCTTGACCGCGCATGGAGTCATGCGGGTTCAGCATCTGGAGACGCTGTTCGAGATCGCGCCGCTGGCCGCGCGGCATGCCCGGCCACCGCGTGCCGCGGCCGGCGTGGCCGCTGCGGCTACCCGGGTGGCGGTCATCACGACGACGGGCGGCGGCGCCGCCACCGTGGTCGATAACCTGGGATTGCACGGCTTGGCTGCCGTGCCGCCGCCGCCTGATTTCGTTCGGACGATCGCAGAAGCGGGATTGAATATCCGCGAAACGCCCGTCATTGATCTGACGCTGGCCGCGACCAGCGCGCAATACAAGATGCTGCTTGAACACCTGCTGCGCGCCGATTGGTGCGACGCGGTTCTGAGCGTGGTGGGCTCATCCGCGCAATTCCATCCGGGCCTGGCAGTCAAGCCGTTGCTGGAGGCCGAGAGGCCTACGAATAAACCCCTGGTGGTGTTCCTGGCGCCAGAGGCCCCGGAGTCCCTGGCCTTGCTGCGGGAGGGCGGCATCGCCGCCTTTCGCACGCCGGAGGCTTGCGCCGACGCGCTATCGGTATTTTTCGCCGACGCGGGCCAACCCCCTACCGCTGGTGATTCCGTGGCGTGTCCGGAAGGCCTGCCGCGACACGGCATGCTTAGCGAGCATCAGGCGGGAACGCTGTTCCGTAGCTTGGGCGTGCCGGTGGCGGCCGGCCAATTGTTGTCGCCGGATGCGCTGCAGCACGCCGTGCCTTACCCGCTGGTCGCCAAAGTCTGCTCGCCGGACCTTGCACACAAGACCGAGCTGGGCGCCGTCCGGGTGGGCATCGCGGATGCCAGGGCCTTGTCGGAAGCCGTGCACCAGATGCTGGAAGCGGTGCACCGCCAGGCGCCGGACGCGAGGATCGACGGCATTCTGGTCCAGCCCATGGAAAGCCGCTTGATCGAACTGATCCTGGGTTATCGCCATGACCCCTTGGTGGGCCCCACGGTATTGCTGGGCGCGGGCGGCATCGCTGCCGAGCTCGCGCCGGACTTTGCGTTGCGCCTGGCGCCGGTGGACGTGGACGAAGCACGCCGCATGGTCCTGGAAGTGCGGCAGACCCGGCTGATACGCGGGTTTCGCGGCTTGCCCGAAGGCGACTGCGACGCGTTGGCCCACGCCGTTGCGGCCTTTTCGCGGCTGGCCTGCCTGGCGGACGCGCGGGTCGAAGAAGCCGAAATCAACCCCTTGTTCGTGCGCGCCGACGGTGTCGTCGCCGTCGATGGCCTGGCGCGCCTGGCCTGA
- a CDS encoding MmgE/PrpD family protein: protein MLLDTIAAYGARDTLARLPDEVLHHAKRAFLDWLSALYPGTRTAPCLQLLGAHGAELGAGTSSLPGCATTAFAATAAWINGSVSHAVEFDDIFRDAIYHPGCPTIAAALALAEEGDVSGQALLNAIVVGYEISTRIGVAVQPSHYRYFHTTGTVGCFGSAAAAAALCAPGDAQAMLHALATAGTLASGLQQAFRSDAMSKALHAGHAAAVGVRAGQGAAHGITGVADILEGKVGFGAALAQEPDWSAAVDGLGQRYNILSITQKNHGCCGHTFAAIDAALALRQQGLRADDVASLRVDAYQTALDVTGNFAPATAFEAKFSLPYVVAHALVHGSVRLDAFGAERLRDPQVHRLMQGLELRADPAFTAGFPTMRAARLSVTTTAGLVLEHHSPYRKGDPESPLSDADLNDKFDELAGPVLGHARVRALRDAVWRLDTMPVRALRLAADMPRL, encoded by the coding sequence ATGCTGCTGGACACGATCGCCGCCTATGGCGCGCGGGACACGCTGGCAAGATTGCCGGACGAGGTCCTCCACCACGCCAAGCGGGCATTCCTGGATTGGTTGTCCGCCTTGTATCCGGGCACGCGCACCGCGCCTTGCCTGCAATTACTGGGTGCGCACGGGGCGGAACTGGGCGCGGGTACATCCAGCTTGCCCGGTTGCGCCACCACCGCGTTCGCGGCGACGGCGGCGTGGATCAACGGCAGCGTGTCGCATGCCGTGGAGTTCGACGACATCTTCCGCGACGCGATCTACCACCCCGGCTGTCCGACCATCGCCGCCGCGCTGGCGTTGGCGGAAGAGGGCGACGTAAGCGGCCAGGCGCTGTTGAATGCCATCGTTGTGGGGTACGAGATATCGACGCGCATCGGCGTTGCCGTGCAGCCGTCGCACTACCGCTACTTCCATACGACGGGCACGGTGGGTTGCTTCGGCAGTGCAGCCGCTGCCGCCGCGTTGTGTGCGCCGGGTGACGCGCAAGCGATGTTGCACGCGCTGGCCACCGCCGGTACCTTGGCCAGCGGCCTGCAGCAAGCATTCCGCTCGGATGCCATGAGCAAGGCGCTGCATGCCGGCCATGCAGCCGCCGTAGGCGTGCGGGCCGGGCAGGGCGCGGCGCACGGCATCACCGGCGTGGCTGACATCCTGGAAGGCAAGGTGGGCTTCGGCGCGGCGCTGGCGCAAGAGCCGGACTGGTCCGCCGCGGTCGATGGCCTGGGCCAGCGCTACAACATCCTGTCGATCACGCAGAAGAACCACGGCTGCTGCGGCCACACCTTTGCCGCGATTGACGCCGCGCTGGCGCTGCGCCAGCAAGGGCTGCGCGCGGACGACGTTGCATCGTTGCGCGTGGACGCCTATCAGACGGCCCTGGACGTCACGGGAAACTTCGCGCCCGCGACCGCCTTCGAAGCCAAGTTCAGCTTGCCCTATGTGGTGGCGCACGCGTTGGTTCATGGCTCGGTTCGCCTGGACGCATTCGGCGCCGAGCGTCTGCGCGACCCTCAGGTGCACCGCTTGATGCAAGGGCTGGAACTGCGGGCCGATCCCGCATTCACCGCGGGCTTTCCGACCATGCGCGCTGCCCGGTTGTCGGTCACGACCACCGCCGGGCTGGTGCTTGAACACCATTCCCCGTACCGCAAGGGTGACCCCGAGTCGCCGCTGTCCGACGCGGACCTCAACGACAAGTTCGATGAATTGGCCGGCCCCGTGCTGGGCCATGCGCGCGTGCGTGCGCTACGCGACGCCGTCTGGCGTCTGGACACGATGCCGGTGCGTGCGCTGCGCCTGGCCGCCGACATGCCTCGGCTGTGA
- a CDS encoding NAD(P)-dependent oxidoreductase, which produces MSETKTPLGFIGLGVMGEPMCANLVRKSGHPVYVADISQEPVARVGALGGHACASVVEVAQAAEIVFLSLPSIVQVEQVCTGPGGLVEAAGRVRIVVDMSTSDVGRTRRLAEVLRGHGILLIDAPVARMREAARLGTLMITVGATREDYEAVLPYLSCMGTDVLLCGGVGNGQVVKIMNNMVVFMTVHALAEAITIGRSAGVDGTLLLDALSKGSADSFVLRNPGQKALAAETFPEKTFPTEYAIKDILLALELANQGDVDARAAKLTHDLLERTRAAGYVKEYYPVMVKLIERGYA; this is translated from the coding sequence ATGAGTGAGACAAAGACCCCGCTGGGCTTCATCGGCCTGGGCGTGATGGGCGAACCCATGTGCGCCAACCTGGTCCGCAAATCCGGGCATCCGGTGTATGTGGCCGATATCAGCCAGGAACCCGTGGCCCGCGTCGGCGCATTGGGCGGACACGCCTGCGCATCGGTCGTGGAAGTGGCCCAGGCCGCCGAAATCGTGTTCCTGTCTTTGCCCAGCATCGTGCAGGTGGAACAGGTATGCACCGGACCCGGTGGCCTGGTGGAAGCCGCCGGCCGCGTGCGCATCGTGGTGGACATGAGCACCAGTGACGTCGGCCGCACCCGCCGCCTGGCCGAGGTTCTGCGTGGCCACGGCATCCTGCTGATCGACGCGCCGGTGGCCCGCATGCGCGAAGCCGCTCGTCTGGGCACGCTGATGATCACCGTGGGCGCCACCCGCGAGGATTACGAGGCGGTTCTGCCCTATCTGTCATGCATGGGCACGGACGTGCTGCTTTGCGGCGGCGTCGGCAACGGCCAGGTCGTGAAGATCATGAACAACATGGTGGTGTTCATGACCGTGCATGCGCTGGCCGAGGCCATCACGATCGGGCGCAGCGCGGGTGTCGACGGCACGCTGCTGCTCGATGCGCTGAGCAAGGGCTCGGCCGACAGTTTCGTGCTGCGCAATCCCGGCCAGAAGGCGCTTGCCGCGGAGACCTTTCCCGAGAAGACCTTTCCGACGGAATACGCCATCAAGGACATTCTGCTGGCGCTGGAACTGGCAAACCAGGGCGATGTCGACGCCCGCGCCGCCAAGCTGACGCATGACCTGCTTGAACGCACTCGCGCCGCCGGCTACGTCAAGGAGTACTACCCGGTGATGGTGAAGCTGATAGAACGCGGCTACGCCTGA
- a CDS encoding Bug family tripartite tricarboxylate transporter substrate binding protein, giving the protein MTSMLRRWALPLLATAFGFNAAAAEYPVKPITLVIGFTAGGPTDAVGRYLARGLEAELGQTIVVENRPGANGVVALQAVKRAAADGYTLMLGSSGTLSIEPVYKQKVDYQVLKDFQPVALVASYPYLLVVPADSPFKTVQELIAGARQKPGALTFASAGNGAVNHLAGEWFKSASHVDITHVPYKGDSAAIADLVAGRVDMAFLSATAAMPQVQAGKMRVLGIAAAKPSSVAPGVPTVAASAGIPGFSAEPWNGVLAPAGVPPAVTQRLNAAINKVMGTEAARDALLKLGQYPMTGSPDDFARHIGTQTERWAQVMQTSHIAKAN; this is encoded by the coding sequence ATGACATCCATGCTTCGCAGATGGGCGCTGCCCCTGCTCGCCACCGCGTTCGGCTTCAATGCCGCAGCCGCGGAATACCCCGTCAAGCCGATCACACTGGTGATTGGATTTACCGCCGGCGGCCCGACGGACGCCGTCGGACGCTACCTGGCCCGCGGCCTGGAGGCCGAGCTTGGCCAGACCATCGTGGTGGAAAATCGCCCGGGCGCCAACGGCGTCGTGGCGTTGCAGGCCGTCAAGCGCGCCGCCGCCGACGGCTACACCCTTATGCTCGGCAGCAGCGGCACGCTGTCCATCGAACCCGTCTACAAGCAGAAGGTCGACTACCAGGTGCTGAAGGACTTCCAACCCGTCGCCCTGGTCGCCAGCTACCCGTATTTGCTGGTCGTGCCCGCTGATTCGCCCTTCAAAACGGTGCAGGAATTGATCGCCGGCGCGCGGCAGAAGCCCGGCGCGCTGACCTTCGCATCCGCCGGCAACGGCGCCGTGAATCACCTGGCTGGCGAATGGTTCAAGAGCGCGTCCCACGTAGACATCACCCACGTTCCCTACAAAGGCGACTCGGCGGCGATCGCGGATCTGGTGGCGGGACGCGTGGACATGGCGTTCTTGAGCGCAACCGCCGCAATGCCACAGGTGCAGGCAGGCAAGATGCGTGTGCTTGGCATCGCCGCCGCCAAGCCGTCGTCCGTGGCACCGGGCGTGCCCACCGTGGCGGCATCAGCCGGTATTCCAGGATTCAGCGCTGAACCGTGGAACGGCGTACTGGCGCCCGCCGGCGTGCCGCCTGCCGTGACGCAGCGTTTGAACGCCGCGATCAACAAGGTGATGGGCACCGAGGCCGCGCGCGACGCGCTGCTGAAGCTGGGCCAATACCCGATGACGGGCAGCCCCGACGACTTCGCGCGGCACATCGGCACGCAAACCGAGCGCTGGGCGCAAGTGATGCAGACCAGCCACATCGCAAAGGCGAATTAA
- a CDS encoding NAD-dependent succinate-semialdehyde dehydrogenase encodes MHYPELNLLIGGRAVPAGNRSSLDVIDPATLDVLGRVPVATPEDIDEALDAARRSFPGWRDTPALERAAILRRAAALMRERTSLLAWLITRELGKPLPESEKEVATAAEMFEWAAEEARRTYGRLIPGRVGGIRQMAIPEPVGPVAAFSGWNAPAITPSRKIAGALAAGCSIVIKPSEETPAIALEIGRALADAGLPAGVLNMLFGDPGEISRLLIASPTIRMLTFTGSTSIGRDLAVMAASGLKRATLELGGHAPVLVFDDADPEAAADALLAAKLRNSGQICTSPTRMYVQQGVYERFVQRLADRARGWRVGNGLDAGVQMGPMANPRRLAAMESMVADAVKHGAQLAAGGSRLDLPGWFWAPTVLRDVGPDCLAANTEPFGPLALVQPFGDTDEALALANRLPFGLASYVYTRDAATARLASERLESGVVCINHCQASLPETPFGGFKDSGLGKEGGVEGLQEFMQVKYVSQL; translated from the coding sequence ATGCACTATCCCGAACTGAATCTACTGATAGGCGGCCGGGCCGTGCCCGCCGGCAACCGCTCGAGCCTGGACGTGATCGACCCGGCCACGCTGGACGTGCTGGGCCGTGTGCCGGTGGCCACGCCGGAAGACATCGACGAAGCGCTGGACGCCGCCCGGCGCAGCTTTCCGGGCTGGCGCGATACGCCCGCGCTGGAACGGGCGGCGATCCTGCGCCGCGCCGCCGCGCTCATGCGGGAACGCACTTCCCTCTTGGCATGGCTGATCACCCGCGAACTTGGCAAGCCCTTGCCCGAATCCGAAAAGGAAGTGGCGACCGCCGCCGAAATGTTCGAATGGGCCGCCGAAGAGGCCCGGCGCACGTATGGCCGCCTGATCCCGGGGCGCGTCGGTGGCATCCGGCAAATGGCCATTCCCGAACCCGTCGGCCCCGTCGCGGCGTTCTCCGGGTGGAACGCCCCGGCGATCACGCCGTCGCGCAAGATAGCGGGCGCGTTGGCCGCCGGCTGCTCGATCGTGATCAAGCCATCCGAAGAAACACCCGCGATCGCGCTGGAAATCGGCCGTGCCCTGGCGGATGCCGGCCTGCCCGCCGGCGTGTTGAACATGCTGTTCGGCGACCCAGGCGAGATCTCGCGGTTGCTGATCGCCTCGCCCACGATCCGCATGCTGACGTTCACCGGTTCCACGTCCATTGGCCGCGATCTGGCGGTGATGGCCGCCAGCGGCCTGAAGCGCGCCACGCTGGAATTGGGCGGGCATGCCCCGGTGTTGGTCTTCGATGACGCCGATCCGGAAGCCGCCGCCGATGCGCTGCTGGCCGCCAAGCTGCGCAATAGCGGTCAGATCTGCACGTCGCCCACCCGCATGTATGTGCAGCAAGGCGTCTACGAACGCTTTGTGCAGCGCCTGGCCGATCGCGCCCGCGGCTGGCGTGTAGGCAACGGCCTGGATGCCGGCGTGCAAATGGGGCCGATGGCGAACCCGCGCCGGCTGGCCGCGATGGAATCCATGGTGGCCGATGCCGTCAAGCACGGCGCGCAGCTTGCCGCCGGGGGCTCGCGTCTGGACCTGCCGGGCTGGTTCTGGGCGCCGACCGTACTGCGCGATGTTGGCCCCGATTGCCTGGCCGCCAACACTGAACCCTTCGGACCGCTGGCGCTTGTGCAGCCTTTTGGCGATACGGATGAGGCGCTGGCGCTGGCCAACCGCCTGCCCTTCGGCTTGGCGTCCTATGTGTACACGCGCGACGCGGCCACCGCGCGGCTGGCGTCGGAGCGCCTCGAAAGCGGCGTCGTCTGCATCAACCATTGCCAGGCCTCGCTGCCGGAGACGCCCTTTGGCGGCTTCAAGGACAGCGGCCTGGGCAAGGAAGGCGGCGTCGAAGGCCTGCAGGAATTCATGCAGGTGAAGTACGTCAGTCAACTGTAG
- a CDS encoding ABC transporter substrate-binding protein, with protein sequence MNKKITAVLALVAGTGLAHAQTQTEAQAEAPAGISDGVVRIGVLTDMSGAYSGNVGPGSVLATQLAIEDFGGKVLGKPVEMLSADHLNKTDVAAGRAREWIDRDKVDVVTELGNSAVALAVMNIAREKGRMTMVTGAGATRITGEDCSPNNVQWVYDTYALAKVGTLPLVKAGAKKWYFVTADYAFGHSLESDGMRFVKEGGGTVAGSVRYPFPGTDFASFLLSAQASKADAVAFASAGADLQNEIKQAREFGLADRQKLVAMLMSITDVHGVGLEAGQGMTFAETFYWDMDDETRAFAQRFFKAANKMPTALQAGQYSAVLNYLRAVEKAGTDNVDAVMRTLRSMPIHDAFARNARLREDGKLIHDTYVVEVKAPSESKAPWDYYKIVKTVPGDEAFMPLAESQCKLVRK encoded by the coding sequence ATGAACAAGAAAATCACCGCCGTGCTTGCCTTGGTTGCAGGCACCGGCTTGGCCCATGCCCAGACTCAAACCGAGGCTCAAGCTGAGGCGCCCGCGGGCATTTCGGACGGTGTCGTACGCATCGGCGTGCTGACCGACATGTCCGGCGCGTATTCGGGCAACGTCGGGCCGGGTTCCGTGCTGGCCACCCAGCTTGCCATCGAGGACTTCGGGGGCAAGGTGCTGGGCAAGCCCGTTGAAATGTTGTCCGCCGACCATCTGAACAAGACTGATGTCGCCGCCGGACGGGCTCGGGAATGGATAGACCGCGACAAGGTCGACGTGGTGACCGAACTGGGCAACAGCGCGGTCGCGCTGGCCGTCATGAACATCGCTCGCGAAAAAGGCCGGATGACCATGGTGACGGGCGCCGGCGCCACTCGCATCACGGGCGAAGACTGCTCGCCCAATAACGTCCAATGGGTCTATGACACCTATGCGCTGGCCAAGGTGGGCACCCTGCCGCTGGTGAAGGCCGGCGCAAAAAAATGGTACTTCGTCACGGCCGACTATGCCTTCGGCCATTCGCTGGAAAGCGACGGCATGCGCTTCGTCAAGGAAGGCGGCGGCACGGTGGCGGGCTCGGTCCGCTATCCCTTCCCGGGCACGGATTTCGCGTCCTTCCTGCTGTCGGCGCAAGCCAGCAAGGCCGACGCGGTCGCATTCGCCAGCGCGGGCGCCGACTTGCAGAACGAAATCAAGCAGGCGCGCGAGTTCGGCCTGGCCGACCGCCAGAAGCTCGTCGCCATGCTGATGAGCATCACGGACGTGCATGGCGTGGGTCTGGAAGCCGGCCAGGGCATGACGTTCGCCGAGACCTTTTACTGGGACATGGACGACGAAACCCGCGCCTTCGCGCAGCGCTTCTTCAAAGCCGCCAACAAGATGCCGACCGCGCTGCAGGCCGGGCAGTACTCCGCCGTGCTGAACTACCTGCGCGCCGTGGAAAAGGCCGGCACGGACAACGTGGACGCCGTGATGCGCACGCTGCGCAGCATGCCGATCCATGACGCTTTTGCCCGCAACGCCCGCCTGCGAGAAGACGGAAAACTGATCCATGACACCTATGTCGTCGAGGTCAAGGCGCCGTCTGAATCCAAGGCCCCGTGGGACTATTACAAGATCGTCAAGACGGTGCCAGGTGACGAGGCATTCATGCCCTTGGCCGAGAGCCAATGCAAGCTGGTCAGGAAATAA
- a CDS encoding alpha/beta fold hydrolase, with amino-acid sequence MNPQQANPDPTVFEPIIGRYLHLTLGGRAHRVYVEEAGSGIPLLCLHTAGADTRQYRAVMNDPRILESFRVIAFDLPWHGKSSPPEGWQQETYQLTSEDYAQAIIAVADAMVLDRPLVMGCSIGGRIVLHLALEHANRFGGAIGLQSGAHVDPYYDLEWLNRPDVHGGEVCAGIVSGLVGPGSPDNHRWETLWHYMQSGPGVFKGDLHFYTADGDIRDRVARIDTRHCPLWLLTGEYDYSCTPQDTEFLAGRIAGSHWQIMEGMGHFPMSEDPDRFLDYLRPVLAQAAEARQSG; translated from the coding sequence GTGAATCCGCAACAAGCGAATCCGGATCCCACTGTGTTCGAACCCATCATTGGCCGCTATCTGCATTTGACGCTGGGCGGCCGCGCGCACCGGGTCTATGTCGAGGAAGCCGGCAGCGGCATCCCGCTGCTGTGCCTGCACACCGCGGGCGCCGATACCCGCCAGTACCGCGCCGTGATGAACGACCCAAGGATCCTTGAGTCGTTCCGCGTGATCGCGTTCGACCTCCCTTGGCACGGGAAGTCATCACCACCAGAAGGCTGGCAGCAGGAAACCTACCAACTGACGTCCGAAGACTACGCGCAAGCCATCATCGCCGTGGCCGACGCGATGGTGCTGGACCGGCCACTGGTGATGGGGTGCTCGATTGGCGGGCGCATCGTGCTGCATCTGGCGCTGGAACATGCGAACCGTTTCGGCGGCGCAATCGGGCTGCAATCGGGCGCCCATGTGGATCCCTATTACGACCTTGAATGGCTGAACCGGCCCGACGTGCATGGCGGCGAAGTCTGCGCCGGCATCGTATCCGGCCTGGTCGGCCCGGGCAGCCCCGACAACCATCGCTGGGAAACACTGTGGCACTACATGCAGAGCGGCCCGGGTGTGTTCAAGGGCGACCTCCATTTCTACACGGCCGATGGCGACATCCGCGACCGCGTAGCCCGGATCGACACGCGCCATTGCCCGTTGTGGCTGTTGACCGGCGAGTACGACTATTCCTGCACGCCGCAAGACACCGAGTTCCTGGCCGGACGCATCGCGGGATCCCACTGGCAGATCATGGAAGGCATGGGCCACTTTCCCATGAGCGAAGACCCCGACCGCTTCCTGGACTATCTACGTCCGGTGCTGGCGCAGGCGGCCGAGGCGCGGCAGAGCGGATAG
- a CDS encoding LysR family transcriptional regulator, whose translation MKKLDIPALEIFVAAVEEKSLSKAAERENLVTSAASKRVAELERHLGRTLLHRHGRGVEPTSAGVLLYQRAKAILRSVQLTEQAINGYSLNGQAKIRLASNPSTILQFLPGVMGRFLAGRSDVSVDLLEGHSYDIPRLVAEASVDLGIYHADHPVPGVASFPFRRDRVGLVVPVGHPLAERTELFLEDALDYDLLGYFPRHSLDQFLAYAGQTLSRPPNVKLQVSNFETRCRMIREGLGIGVVPEGIARHYLASMGLVLLRLRDDWAERQFYVCVRDTAQLARPVDELLTALLAPESPAQ comes from the coding sequence ATGAAAAAGCTGGATATTCCTGCCCTGGAAATCTTCGTCGCGGCCGTCGAAGAAAAGAGCCTGTCGAAAGCGGCCGAACGGGAAAATCTGGTGACATCGGCGGCCAGCAAACGAGTGGCCGAGCTAGAGCGCCACCTGGGCCGGACGCTGCTGCACCGCCACGGCCGCGGCGTCGAACCCACGTCCGCGGGTGTCTTGCTCTACCAGCGCGCCAAGGCCATCCTGCGCAGCGTCCAACTGACGGAACAGGCGATCAACGGCTACTCCCTCAACGGACAGGCGAAGATCCGGCTGGCTTCCAACCCGTCGACCATTCTGCAGTTCCTGCCCGGCGTGATGGGACGGTTCCTGGCGGGCCGCAGCGATGTCAGCGTGGATTTGCTTGAGGGCCACAGCTACGACATTCCCCGCCTGGTGGCCGAGGCCTCGGTCGATCTCGGCATCTACCACGCCGATCATCCCGTGCCCGGCGTGGCCTCGTTTCCGTTCCGGCGTGATCGCGTTGGGCTGGTGGTGCCCGTCGGGCATCCTCTGGCTGAGCGGACGGAACTGTTTCTGGAGGACGCGCTGGATTATGACCTGCTGGGTTACTTTCCCCGCCATTCGCTGGACCAGTTTCTGGCGTATGCGGGGCAGACGCTGTCGAGGCCGCCCAACGTCAAGCTGCAAGTGTCCAATTTCGAGACCCGGTGCCGGATGATCCGTGAGGGCCTTGGCATTGGTGTGGTGCCGGAAGGCATCGCTCGCCACTACCTGGCGTCGATGGGGCTTGTGCTGCTGCGGTTGCGCGATGATTGGGCCGAACGGCAGTTCTACGTTTGCGTGCGCGACACGGCGCAACTGGCACGCCCAGTGGATGAATTGCTGACCGCGCTGTTGGCGCCAGAGTCGCCGGCACAGTAG
- the ispB gene encoding octaprenyl diphosphate synthase — protein sequence MNLPALIAPIADDMKAVDAVIRDRLNSDVVLIRTIGDYIIGAGGKRMRPAMVLMVARALGYEGTHHQLLAAVVEFIHTATLLHDDVVDESDLRRGRETANAVFGNAASVLVGDYLYSRSFEMMVEADSMRIMSILSEATTVIAEGEVLQLLNVHDPDVSQERYLQVVRYKTAKLFEAAAQVGAVLAGATPEQEAAAAAYGRHVGTAFQLVDDVLDYSGDAAALGKNVGDDLREGKPTLPLIRVMEVGTPEQQQLIRDAIKTGDADFAAVAAAIQATDALEHARLAAVAEADRARDALSIYPVSPFLDSLLEFCAFAVNRDR from the coding sequence TTGAATCTCCCCGCGCTTATTGCCCCCATTGCAGACGACATGAAGGCTGTCGACGCGGTCATCCGCGATCGGCTGAATTCGGACGTGGTCTTGATCCGCACGATTGGCGACTACATCATTGGCGCGGGCGGCAAGCGCATGCGCCCCGCCATGGTGTTGATGGTGGCGCGCGCCCTGGGCTACGAAGGCACCCATCACCAACTGCTGGCCGCCGTGGTGGAATTCATCCACACCGCGACGCTGCTGCACGACGACGTGGTGGACGAATCCGATCTGCGCCGTGGCCGTGAAACCGCCAACGCCGTGTTCGGCAACGCCGCCAGCGTGTTGGTGGGCGACTATCTGTATTCCCGTTCGTTCGAGATGATGGTCGAGGCCGACTCGATGCGCATCATGAGCATCCTGTCCGAGGCCACGACCGTGATCGCCGAAGGCGAGGTGCTGCAGTTGCTGAACGTGCACGATCCCGATGTCTCGCAGGAACGCTACCTGCAAGTGGTGCGCTACAAGACCGCCAAGCTGTTTGAAGCCGCCGCCCAGGTGGGCGCCGTGCTGGCGGGCGCCACGCCCGAACAGGAAGCCGCCGCCGCCGCCTACGGCCGCCACGTGGGCACCGCGTTCCAACTGGTTGACGACGTGCTGGACTACAGCGGCGATGCGGCCGCCTTGGGCAAGAACGTGGGTGATGACTTGCGCGAAGGCAAGCCGACGCTGCCGCTGATCCGCGTGATGGAAGTGGGTACGCCGGAACAGCAACAGTTGATCCGCGACGCCATCAAGACGGGCGACGCGGATTTCGCGGCCGTGGCTGCCGCGATTCAAGCGACCGATGCGCTGGAACACGCCCGCCTGGCCGCCGTGGCCGAGGCAGATCGCGCTCGGGATGCGCTGTCGATCTACCCCGTTTCGCCTTTTCTGGATTCTCTGCTAGAATTCTGCGCTTTCGCGGTGAATAGAGATCGCTGA